A genomic region of Bacteroidales bacterium contains the following coding sequences:
- the topA gene encoding type I DNA topoisomerase, translating to MAKNLVIVESPAKAKTIEKILGKDFLVKSSFGHIADLAKKNFGVDIENGFKPNYEISADKKKVVADLKKEAKKAETVWLAADEDREGEAIAWHLFNQLGLKKENTKRIVFHEITKSAILNAIENPRDIDINLVNAQQARRVLDRLVGFEVSPVLWRKVKPSLSAGRVQSVAVRLIVEKEEEIKKFTITSSYRLTAKFYTDDLKKELLEAELPKRFKTKEEARAFLKDCLSASFTVKNIVKKPGKRSPAAPFTTSTLQQEASRKMGYSVSKTMVVAQQLYESGKITYMRTDSVILSGQAIGQAKAMISNTYGEEYSKTRQYRTKSKGAQEAHEAIRPTNLGKSTISGDSAQQKLYNLIWKRTIASQMADAIIEKTNIEIEISEKKEILSAKGEVVTFDGFLKVYMESSDDENGKSGEVKGMLPVVNKGQLLNLFEMSAIERFVQPPARYTEASLVKKLEELGIGRPSTYAPTISTIQKRQYVEKGDSEGFEREYQLICLKQAQLKESIKKEKTGNNKGKLIPTDIGILVNKFLTNNFTDIIDFQFTAKAEKEFDAIAAGKKEWNKMIGSFYHPFKKRVDNAMENAEREKGERLLGVDPKSGKNLYVKIGRYGAMAQLGESLDEEKPRFASLKKGQSIENISFEEAIRLFDFPRSLGVYEDSEMTVAIGRFGPYVKHNGLFVSLDKTDNPATIDADRCIELIEAKRQKDRERFIKTYDEDIEIQILKGRWGPYISYKKKNYKIPKTVDAAELKYEEAVKLIESQQKGKGTAKTKKATAKKTAKKTTTKKKSVKSTAKKK from the coding sequence ATGGCAAAAAATTTAGTAATTGTCGAGTCTCCTGCTAAAGCGAAGACGATAGAAAAAATTCTCGGGAAAGATTTTCTTGTTAAATCCAGCTTTGGACATATTGCGGATTTAGCCAAGAAAAATTTTGGTGTTGATATTGAAAATGGATTTAAACCCAATTACGAAATATCTGCTGATAAGAAAAAAGTAGTTGCCGACCTTAAAAAGGAAGCTAAGAAAGCAGAGACTGTGTGGTTGGCGGCGGATGAGGATCGTGAAGGAGAGGCTATTGCTTGGCACTTATTTAATCAATTGGGGCTGAAAAAAGAAAATACCAAACGTATTGTTTTTCATGAAATTACAAAAAGTGCAATTCTAAATGCTATTGAAAATCCACGCGATATAGATATTAATTTAGTAAATGCACAACAAGCCAGAAGAGTATTAGATCGTTTGGTTGGTTTTGAAGTTTCACCCGTTTTATGGCGTAAGGTAAAACCTTCACTTTCTGCCGGTCGTGTACAATCTGTTGCTGTACGTTTAATAGTGGAAAAAGAGGAGGAGATTAAGAAATTTACTATCACTTCTTCTTATCGGCTTACTGCAAAGTTTTATACCGATGATTTGAAAAAAGAATTACTCGAAGCGGAACTTCCAAAACGTTTTAAAACTAAAGAAGAGGCGAGGGCTTTTCTTAAAGATTGTTTAAGTGCAAGCTTTACCGTAAAAAATATAGTTAAAAAACCCGGAAAACGAAGTCCTGCAGCTCCATTTACAACTTCGACTTTACAGCAGGAAGCTAGTCGGAAAATGGGTTATTCGGTTAGTAAAACAATGGTGGTTGCTCAGCAGTTGTACGAATCAGGTAAGATTACTTATATGCGTACAGATTCGGTTATTCTTTCGGGTCAAGCTATTGGTCAGGCTAAAGCTATGATTAGCAATACTTATGGCGAAGAATATTCTAAAACGCGGCAATATAGAACTAAAAGTAAAGGAGCACAAGAAGCTCACGAGGCTATACGTCCAACAAATCTTGGTAAAAGTACAATTAGTGGAGATAGTGCTCAGCAAAAACTTTATAACCTTATTTGGAAACGTACAATTGCCAGTCAAATGGCAGATGCAATTATTGAAAAAACAAATATTGAGATTGAAATATCTGAAAAGAAAGAAATTTTATCTGCTAAAGGTGAGGTGGTTACATTTGATGGCTTTTTAAAAGTTTATATGGAATCTTCCGACGATGAAAACGGAAAGTCCGGTGAAGTCAAAGGAATGCTTCCGGTAGTTAATAAAGGCCAGTTGCTTAACTTGTTTGAAATGAGTGCAATTGAGCGCTTTGTTCAACCCCCTGCTCGTTATACAGAAGCCAGTCTTGTTAAAAAACTCGAGGAGTTGGGTATAGGAAGACCGTCAACTTATGCTCCAACAATTTCGACTATCCAAAAAAGACAATATGTTGAAAAAGGCGATAGCGAGGGTTTTGAGCGTGAATATCAATTGATTTGCTTAAAACAAGCTCAACTAAAAGAGAGTATTAAAAAGGAAAAAACAGGTAATAATAAAGGAAAGTTAATACCTACTGATATTGGTATTTTAGTAAATAAATTTCTAACGAATAACTTTACCGATATTATCGATTTTCAATTTACAGCCAAAGCCGAAAAAGAGTTTGATGCTATTGCTGCCGGCAAAAAAGAGTGGAATAAAATGATAGGTAGTTTTTATCATCCATTCAAAAAACGTGTCGATAATGCAATGGAAAATGCTGAACGCGAAAAAGGTGAACGCCTTTTAGGTGTTGATCCAAAATCAGGGAAAAATTTATATGTAAAAATTGGTCGTTATGGAGCAATGGCACAACTTGGCGAAAGTTTAGATGAAGAAAAACCTCGTTTTGCAAGTCTTAAAAAAGGTCAGTCTATAGAAAATATCAGCTTTGAAGAAGCTATACGTCTTTTTGATTTTCCTCGTTCGCTTGGTGTTTACGAAGACTCGGAAATGACAGTTGCTATTGGCCGTTTTGGTCCTTATGTAAAGCATAATGGCTTATTTGTTTCTTTGGATAAAACCGATAATCCGGCAACTATTGACGCAGATCGTTGTATAGAACTTATAGAAGCTAAACGCCAGAAAGATCGCGAACGTTTTATTAAAACTTACGACGAAGATATTGAAATACAAATACTTAAAGGTCGCTGGGGCCCGTATATTTCTTATAAAAAGAAAAACTATAAAATACCTAAAACAGTTGATGCTGCTGAACTTAAATACGAAGAAGCAGTAAAACTTATTGAAAGTCAGCAAAAAGGTAAGGGAACAGCAAAAACTAAAAAAGCCACGGCTAAAAAAACAGCAAAAAAAACAACGACTAAGAAAAAGTCGGTAAAATCAACAGCTAAAAAGAAATAG
- a CDS encoding PspC domain-containing protein codes for MEPKKLRRSYKDKTIGGVSGGLGEYFTTDPLIFRILFIVLLFSGGGGFIIYLLMWIFIPLDKSEYGDSFGNSTNEENEATIVDDDSKENKSSNGSIIGGSILIVIGLFFLLDNLWPWLDFADLWPIALVVAGLAIVKMNYTGKNNDNKDDNKNDDAEPSAEL; via the coding sequence ATGGAACCAAAAAAGTTAAGAAGAAGTTATAAGGATAAAACAATTGGAGGTGTCTCAGGTGGTTTAGGTGAGTATTTTACAACCGATCCGCTTATTTTTAGAATCCTTTTTATTGTTTTACTTTTTAGCGGGGGAGGAGGTTTTATTATTTATTTATTAATGTGGATATTTATTCCATTAGACAAATCAGAATATGGAGATAGTTTTGGTAATTCAACAAATGAGGAAAATGAAGCTACAATTGTTGATGATGATTCTAAAGAAAATAAATCGTCCAATGGAAGTATTATAGGAGGCTCTATTTTGATTGTAATAGGATTATTTTTCTTGCTCGATAATCTATGGCCATGGTTAGATTTTGCAGATCTTTGGCCTATTGCTTTAGTTGTTGCCGGTTTAGCAATTGTTAAAATGAATTATACCGGAAAAAATAATGATAATAAAGATGATAATAAAAATGATGACGCAGAACCTTCTGCAGAGTTATAA